The following proteins are co-located in the Polymorphospora rubra genome:
- a CDS encoding DUF2630 family protein — MDDRTILGRINELVDEEHRLRTQAQAGGISSDEEQSRLRELEESLDQCWDLLRRRRAARDSGSDPDATHPASRAQVERYLQ; from the coding sequence ATGGACGACAGGACGATTCTGGGCCGGATCAACGAGCTGGTCGACGAGGAGCACCGCCTGCGTACGCAGGCGCAGGCGGGTGGGATCTCCTCGGACGAGGAGCAGTCCCGGCTGCGTGAGCTGGAGGAGTCCCTCGACCAGTGCTGGGACCTGCTGCGCCGGCGCCGGGCCGCCCGCGACTCCGGCAGCGACCCCGACGCCACCCACCCGGCCAGCCGCGCCCAGGTCGAGCGCTACCTCCAGTAA
- a CDS encoding serine protein kinase RIO, whose translation MREHEYAPSARERRTRGNRRFDDDDPQFLKRGRQPSPGGFDTNTDTDEPDTGDRWSTWDDAVHGPEPHPAWLVTELAAVDTELGVLKTGKEADVHLVRRAVPDTDRSCLLAAKRYRAPEHRLFHRDAGYLEGRRVRRSRENRAMTARTAFGREMIAGQWAAAEFSALTRLWQVGVELGAIAVPYPVQLRGTELMLEFVGDAESGTAAPRLAQVRPEPVALERLWEQLVDALVVLARSGLAHGDLSPYNLLVHDGRLVIIDLPQVVDLVANPQGPEFLARDVRVVSTWFVARGLSTDLADPAALTARLLSEAGMR comes from the coding sequence GTGCGCGAGCACGAATACGCACCATCGGCGCGCGAGCGTCGCACCCGTGGCAACCGTCGCTTCGACGACGACGACCCGCAGTTTCTGAAGCGCGGCCGGCAACCGTCGCCGGGCGGCTTCGACACCAACACCGACACCGACGAGCCGGACACCGGTGACCGCTGGTCCACCTGGGACGATGCCGTACACGGCCCGGAACCGCACCCGGCCTGGCTGGTCACCGAGCTGGCCGCCGTCGACACCGAACTCGGGGTGCTGAAGACCGGCAAGGAAGCCGACGTGCACCTGGTGCGCCGCGCGGTGCCGGACACCGACCGGTCCTGCCTGCTCGCCGCGAAGCGGTACCGCGCCCCGGAGCACCGGCTCTTCCACCGCGACGCCGGCTATCTCGAGGGCCGCCGGGTCCGCCGGTCGCGGGAGAACCGGGCGATGACCGCCCGTACGGCGTTCGGCCGGGAGATGATCGCCGGCCAGTGGGCGGCCGCCGAGTTCAGCGCGCTGACCCGGCTGTGGCAGGTCGGGGTGGAGTTGGGGGCGATCGCCGTCCCGTACCCGGTGCAGTTGCGCGGCACCGAGCTGATGTTGGAGTTCGTCGGCGACGCGGAGTCGGGTACGGCGGCGCCCCGGTTGGCGCAGGTGCGTCCCGAACCCGTGGCCCTCGAGCGGCTCTGGGAGCAGCTGGTCGACGCCCTGGTGGTGCTGGCCCGGTCCGGGCTGGCCCACGGCGACCTGTCGCCGTACAACCTGCTGGTCCACGATGGACGGCTGGTGATCATCGACCTGCCGCAGGTGGTCGACCTGGTCGCCAACCCGCAGGGGCCGGAGTTCCTGGCCCGCGACGTACGGGTGGTGAGCACCTGGTTCGTCGCCCGTGGCCTGTCGACGGACCTGGCCGACCCGGCCGCCCTGACGGCCCGCCTGCTGTCCGAGGCCGGCATGCGCTGA
- a CDS encoding HAD family hydrolase, producing the protein MPLLFLDLDDTLLDRGGPFRAWAEQFLAAVGAPPGDIEWLLSVDADGLTDRWDVADAIRARYQLRTPSIDLVDALHEGVMEHIRLDPLVACALRIADDAGWVPVVVTNGASRQEDAKIRRTGLDRYVADWVVADEVGVSKPNPRIFAMAAQRVRMRLNGAWVVGDSPEADIGGAAAMGLPSVWLHRGRSWLEPRFTPTRTVGGLLPALAAVLGA; encoded by the coding sequence GTGCCACTCCTGTTCCTCGATCTGGACGACACTCTGCTCGATCGCGGCGGGCCGTTTCGCGCGTGGGCCGAGCAGTTCCTGGCGGCTGTCGGCGCGCCGCCCGGAGACATCGAATGGCTACTCTCCGTCGATGCGGACGGTCTGACCGACCGGTGGGACGTGGCCGACGCCATCCGTGCGCGCTACCAGTTACGGACCCCGTCGATCGATCTGGTCGACGCGCTGCACGAGGGCGTGATGGAGCACATCCGGCTCGATCCGCTGGTCGCCTGCGCGCTGCGGATCGCCGACGACGCCGGCTGGGTGCCGGTCGTGGTGACCAACGGCGCCAGCCGGCAGGAGGACGCCAAGATCCGGCGGACCGGGCTGGACCGCTACGTCGCCGACTGGGTGGTCGCCGACGAGGTCGGGGTGAGCAAACCCAACCCGCGGATCTTCGCGATGGCCGCCCAGCGGGTCCGGATGCGGCTGAACGGGGCCTGGGTCGTCGGCGACAGCCCGGAGGCCGACATCGGCGGCGCGGCGGCGATGGGCCTGCCCAGCGTGTGGCTGCATCGCGGCCGCAGTTGGCTGGAACCGCGGTTCACCCCGACCCGTACGGTCGGCGGGCTGCTGCCGGCGCTGGCCGCCGTACTCGGCGCCTGA
- a CDS encoding carbon-nitrogen hydrolase family protein, whose protein sequence is MTVTAPMGAPAHPAPDGALTVAAGQAEAVPGDVPGNAATVARLVRQATARGATVVVLPELFLPAYHPPTLADPLTDVAADDAGLVDDARLEPLRSAARDGSAVVVVGAAVRHPDGRRTCSALVVDRAGTVTAGYDKQHLCGPYEKELFTPGVRGATLTVDGWRLGLGICYDGCFPEHGRAAAADGAHAYLCPSGYERGSEHRRDLYYPARALDNGMYVVFANPVGGATRWWFNGGAAVYDPQGRPLVRAADEGEAVVVTVCDPAELVRVRTAHSMLADRLPHQGASRASIAG, encoded by the coding sequence GTGACCGTCACCGCGCCGATGGGCGCCCCCGCCCACCCGGCGCCCGACGGCGCGTTGACCGTGGCCGCCGGGCAGGCCGAGGCGGTGCCCGGCGACGTGCCCGGCAACGCCGCGACCGTGGCCCGGCTGGTCCGGCAGGCGACCGCGCGGGGCGCGACCGTCGTCGTACTGCCCGAACTGTTCCTGCCGGCGTACCATCCGCCGACGCTGGCCGATCCGCTGACCGATGTGGCCGCCGACGACGCCGGCCTGGTCGACGACGCCCGGCTGGAGCCGCTGCGTTCGGCCGCCCGCGACGGGAGTGCCGTGGTCGTGGTCGGGGCGGCGGTACGGCATCCCGACGGCCGGCGCACCTGCTCGGCGCTTGTCGTGGACCGCGCCGGGACGGTCACCGCCGGGTACGACAAACAGCACCTGTGCGGCCCGTACGAGAAGGAGCTGTTCACCCCGGGCGTACGCGGCGCGACGTTGACCGTCGACGGTTGGCGGCTGGGGCTCGGCATCTGCTACGACGGCTGCTTTCCCGAACACGGTCGGGCGGCCGCGGCCGACGGCGCCCACGCCTATCTCTGTCCGAGTGGTTACGAACGCGGTTCGGAGCACCGCCGTGATCTCTACTATCCGGCGCGCGCGTTGGACAACGGCATGTACGTGGTCTTCGCGAATCCGGTCGGTGGGGCCACCCGGTGGTGGTTCAACGGCGGTGCCGCCGTCTACGACCCGCAGGGCCGTCCGCTGGTCCGGGCCGCCGACGAGGGCGAGGCGGTCGTCGTCACCGTCTGCGACCCCGCGGAACTGGTCCGGGTGCGGACCGCCCACTCGATGCTCGCCGACCGGCTGCCCCACCAGGGTGCCTCCCGGGCATCGATCGCCGGCTGA
- a CDS encoding TetR/AcrR family transcriptional regulator yields MPRVSQDQLDARRQEILAAARACFARLGYEGATVRRLEEQTGLSRGAIFHHFRDKDSLFLAVAEDDAAEMAETVARNGLVQVMRDLLDRAQSPDTTGWLGTQLEVSRRLRTDPAFARRWAERSASIAEATRERLARQRDAGVLRDDVSIEVLAQFLELAYDGLVLHLAMGRPAGDLGAVLDLVEEAVRRASVKG; encoded by the coding sequence GTGCCCAGGGTGAGCCAGGACCAGCTCGACGCGCGCCGCCAGGAGATCCTCGCCGCGGCCCGGGCCTGTTTCGCCCGACTCGGCTACGAGGGCGCGACGGTGCGCCGGCTCGAAGAGCAGACCGGCCTGTCCCGCGGTGCCATCTTCCACCACTTCCGGGACAAGGACTCCCTCTTCCTCGCCGTCGCCGAGGACGACGCCGCCGAAATGGCCGAGACGGTCGCCCGGAACGGTCTCGTGCAGGTGATGCGCGACCTGCTCGACCGGGCCCAGTCCCCGGACACGACCGGCTGGCTCGGCACCCAGCTCGAGGTGTCCAGGCGACTGCGCACCGACCCCGCCTTCGCCCGGCGGTGGGCCGAACGCTCCGCCAGCATCGCCGAGGCCACCCGCGAACGCCTCGCCCGCCAGCGGGACGCCGGCGTACTGCGCGACGACGTGTCCATCGAGGTGCTGGCCCAGTTCCTCGAGCTGGCGTACGACGGGCTGGTGTTGCACCTGGCGATGGGCCGGCCGGCCGGCGACCTCGGCGCGGTCCTCGACCTCGTCGAGGAGGCCGTCCGCCGCGCGTCGGTGAAGGGCTGA
- a CDS encoding TIGR04222 domain-containing membrane protein: MEVPATPADTWGIPGPTFLLIFFIAATTLSALAVVHRLILFAGRRDVSPGQLGPQQAAYLNGGDRLAVYSSLAALRSAGVIGVAKDRTLAVRGQLPLGATPLDTAVYNAAQKRIKPRQLQADSFVARALDQLRESLEQQGLAPTASTRLAARIVPVFMLGLLLVGVARIFAGVANDRPVGLIVLFTVLYAPVAIVFYNVVPRRTRAARAALSRLRVQHVHLTPQTSPAYATYGAAGAAMGVALFGAASLWALDPGFAGDAEIQRNYASGGAGSSSCGGGSSSDGGGGGSCGGGGGGGCGGGCGG, from the coding sequence ATGGAAGTTCCAGCTACCCCTGCTGACACCTGGGGCATCCCGGGTCCCACCTTCCTGCTGATCTTCTTCATCGCCGCGACCACCCTGAGCGCGCTCGCCGTCGTACACCGGCTGATCCTCTTCGCCGGGCGCCGCGACGTGTCGCCCGGGCAGCTCGGCCCGCAGCAGGCCGCCTACCTCAACGGCGGCGACCGGCTCGCCGTCTACTCGTCGTTGGCCGCGCTGCGCAGCGCCGGCGTGATCGGGGTGGCGAAGGACCGCACCCTCGCCGTCCGCGGCCAGCTGCCGCTCGGCGCCACCCCGCTGGACACCGCCGTCTACAACGCCGCCCAGAAGCGGATCAAGCCCCGCCAACTGCAGGCCGACAGCTTCGTCGCCCGGGCCCTCGACCAGCTCCGCGAGTCGCTGGAGCAGCAGGGGCTGGCCCCGACCGCGAGCACCCGTCTGGCCGCCCGGATCGTCCCGGTGTTCATGCTCGGCCTGCTCCTCGTGGGCGTCGCGCGGATCTTCGCCGGTGTCGCCAACGACCGGCCGGTCGGCCTCATCGTCCTGTTCACGGTGCTGTACGCGCCGGTCGCGATCGTCTTCTACAACGTCGTGCCGCGCCGCACCCGGGCCGCCCGGGCCGCACTCAGTCGACTGCGGGTCCAGCACGTGCACCTCACCCCCCAGACCTCCCCCGCCTACGCCACGTACGGGGCGGCCGGTGCCGCGATGGGGGTCGCCCTTTTCGGCGCGGCGTCACTGTGGGCACTCGACCCGGGATTCGCCGGCGATGCGGAGATCCAGCGCAACTACGCCAGCGGCGGCGCAGGAAGCAGCTCCTGCGGGGGCGGTTCCTCTTCGGACGGTGGTGGTGGTGGCTCGTGCGGTGGCGGCGGGGGTGGCGGCTGCGGCGGGGGCTGCGGCGGATGA
- a CDS encoding DUF692 domain-containing protein encodes MTAGHGVGIGWRPEISGFVAGLPGLRFVEVVAESLPPTGPAPAALADLRARDVAVVPHGVRLSLGGAEPVDPARVAHLAHAAAVVDAPLVSEHIAFVRAGDVEAGHLLPLPRSREAVAAVVANVRRTQAELPVPIALEPIAAIFDWPDDELTEAQFITEILDRTGALLLLDIANVYANARNRGTDPVDLLDRLPLDRVAYVHVAGGAEHAGVYHDTHTDPIPAEVLDLIGELCARHRPPALLLERDGNYPAGDVLRAELDAIAAASGYPTVT; translated from the coding sequence ATGACCGCCGGCCACGGCGTCGGCATCGGGTGGCGGCCGGAGATCTCCGGATTCGTCGCCGGCCTGCCCGGCCTGCGGTTCGTCGAGGTCGTCGCCGAGTCGCTGCCACCCACCGGCCCGGCCCCGGCCGCACTCGCCGACCTGCGGGCGCGTGACGTCGCCGTCGTCCCGCACGGCGTACGGCTCTCCCTCGGCGGCGCCGAACCCGTCGACCCGGCCCGGGTCGCCCACCTCGCCCACGCCGCCGCCGTCGTCGACGCGCCGCTGGTCAGCGAACACATCGCCTTCGTCCGGGCCGGTGACGTCGAGGCCGGCCACCTGCTGCCGCTGCCCCGCAGCCGGGAAGCCGTCGCCGCGGTGGTCGCCAACGTCCGCCGTACGCAGGCCGAACTGCCCGTACCCATCGCCCTCGAACCGATCGCCGCCATCTTCGACTGGCCCGACGACGAGCTGACCGAGGCGCAGTTCATCACCGAGATCCTCGACCGGACCGGCGCCCTGCTGCTGCTCGACATCGCCAACGTGTACGCCAACGCCCGCAACCGGGGCACCGACCCGGTGGACCTGCTCGACCGGCTGCCACTGGACCGGGTCGCGTACGTGCACGTCGCGGGCGGCGCCGAACACGCCGGCGTCTACCACGACACGCACACCGACCCGATCCCGGCCGAGGTGCTCGACCTGATCGGCGAGCTGTGCGCCCGGCACCGGCCGCCGGCCCTGCTGCTGGAGCGCGACGGCAACTACCCGGCCGGCGACGTGCTGCGTGCCGAACTCGACGCCATCGCCGCCGCGTCCGGCTATCCCACGGTCACATGA
- a CDS encoding DUF6234 family protein produces MDGTPTGVRQRPGWPVTAVLLLTLAWLAALVLIAYLYVGVGFESWSAHFGDDDEAARADRVRRSYALAMYFCLTLFVGPALTTTVAAVGGLRRTAIGYGVVAVLLAGLALAGCALTARDADRGRQAPPPPPPSPVEYCVPVSGSENRCPGG; encoded by the coding sequence ATGGATGGGACGCCGACGGGGGTACGGCAGCGACCGGGATGGCCGGTCACCGCCGTACTGCTCCTGACCCTGGCCTGGCTGGCCGCGCTGGTGCTGATCGCCTACCTGTACGTCGGGGTCGGCTTCGAGTCCTGGTCGGCCCACTTCGGTGACGACGACGAGGCCGCCCGCGCGGACCGCGTCCGGCGGAGCTACGCGCTCGCCATGTACTTCTGCCTCACCCTGTTCGTGGGGCCGGCCCTCACGACGACCGTGGCGGCGGTCGGTGGGCTGCGCCGCACCGCCATCGGGTACGGCGTCGTCGCGGTGCTGCTGGCCGGGCTGGCCCTGGCCGGCTGTGCCCTGACCGCGCGGGATGCCGACCGTGGCCGGCAGGCACCGCCACCGCCGCCGCCATCGCCGGTCGAGTACTGCGTGCCGGTCAGCGGCAGCGAGAACCGCTGCCCCGGCGGCTGA
- a CDS encoding ABC transporter ATP-binding protein, with translation MTVSHPMSGAGGGMGGWSMLRSMRDQETVDKHRLTRGTARRIVAFARPYRADISVFLVTVVLAAVIGVATPVLAGDVINAITGGGPEAGSVVVRLALFIAGLAVADALLQLAQRWFSARIGEGIILDLRSRVYDHVQRMPLQFFSRTQTGALVSRLNNDVLGAQRAFTSTLSGVVSNVIQLVLTAAVMFTLSWQITALSLVLLPIFILPARRVGRRLAEITRESYDLDAKMNATMTERFGVAGALLVKLFARPDVEARRFGQRAERVRDIGIQSAMYSRTFFVAMLLVASLAQALTYGLGGWLAVTGSVSAGTVVTLALLLTRLYGPLTALSNVRVDVMSALVSFDRVFEVLDLKPSIAEKADAVDIPAGSGHLEFRDVWFRYPSAAEVSLASLESVAALDRTESDPVLRGVSFTVQPGRMVALVGPSGAGKSTTSMLVSRVYDVSDGAVLVGGVDVRDATLDSLRDTIGVVTQDAHLFHESIAENLRYAKPDATEDEMWAALRGAQVADLVRSLPDGLETTVGERGYRFSGGEKQRIAIARMLLKAPSIVILDEATAHLDSESEAAVQRALTAALSGRTALVIAHRLSTVREADEILVLDGGRIVERGRHDELVAAGGLYAELYRTQFAVADSPPRYVDDPEPIVTVPARDYVSGDALGPTS, from the coding sequence GTGACGGTGTCCCACCCGATGTCCGGAGCAGGCGGTGGCATGGGCGGCTGGAGCATGCTCCGCTCGATGCGCGACCAGGAAACGGTCGACAAGCACCGGTTGACCCGTGGCACCGCCCGGCGCATCGTCGCCTTCGCCCGTCCGTACCGTGCGGACATCTCGGTCTTCCTGGTCACCGTGGTCCTGGCCGCCGTCATCGGCGTCGCCACCCCGGTGCTGGCCGGTGACGTCATCAACGCCATCACCGGCGGCGGCCCGGAAGCCGGTTCCGTCGTCGTACGGCTCGCGCTGTTCATCGCCGGTCTGGCCGTCGCCGACGCGCTGCTGCAGTTGGCGCAACGCTGGTTCTCCGCCCGGATCGGTGAGGGCATCATCCTCGACCTGCGCAGCCGGGTCTACGACCACGTGCAGCGCATGCCGTTGCAGTTCTTCAGCCGTACCCAGACCGGCGCCCTCGTCAGCCGGCTGAACAACGACGTGCTCGGGGCCCAGCGGGCCTTCACCTCAACCCTGTCCGGCGTGGTCAGCAACGTCATCCAACTGGTGCTGACCGCCGCGGTCATGTTCACCCTGTCGTGGCAGATCACCGCGCTGTCCCTGGTTCTGCTGCCGATCTTCATCCTGCCCGCCCGCCGGGTCGGCCGCCGGCTGGCCGAGATCACCCGGGAGTCGTACGACCTCGACGCGAAGATGAACGCCACGATGACCGAGCGGTTCGGCGTCGCCGGCGCACTGCTGGTCAAGCTCTTCGCCCGGCCCGACGTCGAGGCGCGGAGGTTCGGGCAGCGCGCCGAACGGGTCCGCGACATCGGCATCCAGTCGGCGATGTACTCGCGTACCTTCTTCGTCGCCATGCTGCTGGTCGCCTCGCTCGCGCAGGCGCTCACGTACGGCCTCGGCGGCTGGCTCGCCGTCACCGGCTCGGTCAGCGCCGGCACCGTCGTTACCCTCGCCCTGCTGCTCACCCGCCTCTACGGGCCGCTGACCGCGCTGTCGAACGTGCGCGTCGACGTGATGAGCGCGCTCGTCTCGTTCGACCGGGTCTTCGAGGTGCTCGACCTGAAGCCGTCCATCGCCGAGAAGGCCGACGCCGTCGACATCCCGGCCGGCTCCGGGCACCTGGAGTTCCGCGACGTGTGGTTCCGCTACCCGAGCGCGGCCGAGGTCTCGCTCGCCTCGCTGGAGAGCGTCGCGGCGCTGGACCGTACCGAGTCCGACCCGGTGCTGCGCGGCGTCAGCTTCACCGTCCAACCCGGCCGGATGGTGGCCCTGGTCGGCCCGTCCGGGGCCGGCAAGTCGACCACCTCGATGCTCGTCTCCCGGGTCTACGACGTCAGCGACGGTGCCGTCCTGGTCGGCGGGGTCGACGTACGGGACGCCACACTCGACTCGCTGCGCGACACCATCGGCGTCGTCACCCAGGACGCGCACCTGTTCCACGAGTCGATCGCGGAGAACCTGCGCTACGCCAAACCCGACGCCACCGAGGACGAGATGTGGGCCGCCCTTCGTGGCGCCCAGGTCGCTGACCTGGTCCGGTCCCTGCCCGACGGCCTCGAAACGACCGTGGGCGAACGCGGCTACCGCTTCTCCGGTGGCGAGAAGCAGCGGATCGCGATCGCCCGGATGCTGCTCAAGGCCCCTTCGATCGTGATCCTCGACGAGGCCACCGCGCATCTCGACTCCGAGTCCGAGGCGGCCGTGCAACGGGCGCTGACGGCCGCGCTGTCGGGGCGTACGGCCCTGGTGATCGCGCACCGGCTGTCGACGGTCCGGGAGGCCGACGAGATCCTGGTGCTCGACGGCGGCCGGATCGTGGAGCGCGGCCGGCACGACGAACTGGTGGCCGCCGGCGGCCTGTACGCCGAGCTGTACCGCACCCAGTTCGCGGTCGCCGACTCGCCGCCGCGTTACGTCGACGATCCCGAGCCGATCGTCACCGTCCCGGCCCGCGACTACGTGTCCGGCGACGCCCTCGGCCCGACCTCGTGA
- a CDS encoding DMT family transporter: protein MTDRGAGLGALCVLAASLLWGTTGTAASLAPAVGSLAVGAAAMGVGGLLQALVAGSHLRRDRALLRARWPVVLVGAVAVAVYPLAFYTSMRLAGVAVGTVVSIGSAPLASALIERVADGRRLSPRWVVGAGLGLAGTVLLCVARAAGGADATAPRPVAGTVLGLLAGLTYALYSWTAHRLMAGGLSSRAAMGSTFGLGGLLLMPVLVATGGPFLEAGRHLAVGAYLAVVPMFVGYLLFGWGLARVPASAATTLSLFEPAVAAVLAVLVVGERLPGVGWFGVGLVGACLAVLTVPVRRRRRVAGTAAPVVEPESRPEPVG, encoded by the coding sequence GTGACCGACCGCGGCGCCGGCCTGGGCGCACTGTGCGTCCTGGCGGCCTCGCTGCTGTGGGGCACGACCGGCACCGCGGCGAGCCTCGCCCCGGCCGTCGGGTCGCTGGCCGTCGGCGCCGCGGCGATGGGGGTCGGCGGCCTGCTCCAGGCCCTGGTCGCCGGCAGTCACCTACGCCGCGACCGGGCGCTGCTGCGCGCCCGCTGGCCCGTCGTACTGGTCGGTGCGGTGGCCGTCGCCGTCTATCCGCTGGCCTTCTACACCTCGATGCGGCTGGCCGGCGTCGCGGTGGGCACCGTCGTGTCGATCGGCTCCGCGCCCCTGGCCTCGGCCCTGATCGAGCGCGTCGCCGACGGCCGCCGGCTCTCCCCGCGCTGGGTGGTCGGGGCCGGACTGGGGCTGGCCGGAACGGTTCTGCTCTGCGTGGCCCGCGCGGCGGGGGGCGCGGACGCGACGGCACCGCGGCCGGTGGCCGGCACCGTACTCGGCCTGCTCGCCGGCCTCACGTACGCGCTCTACTCGTGGACCGCGCACCGGCTGATGGCCGGCGGCCTCTCCTCGCGCGCCGCGATGGGGTCGACCTTCGGCCTCGGCGGGCTGCTGCTGATGCCGGTCCTGGTCGCGACGGGCGGCCCGTTCCTCGAGGCGGGGCGGCACCTGGCGGTCGGCGCCTACCTGGCGGTCGTGCCGATGTTCGTCGGCTATCTCCTCTTCGGCTGGGGCCTGGCCCGGGTGCCGGCGAGCGCGGCGACGACGCTGTCCCTCTTCGAGCCCGCGGTCGCGGCCGTGCTCGCGGTGCTCGTCGTCGGCGAGCGGCTGCCGGGCGTGGGCTGGTTCGGCGTCGGCCTGGTCGGCGCCTGTCTGGCCGTGCTCACCGTTCCGGTCCGGCGCCGGCGGCGCGTCGCCGGGACGGCGGCCCCGGTCGTGGAGCCGGAATCCCGGCCGGAGCCGGTCGGCTGA
- a CDS encoding enoyl-CoA hydratase/isomerase family protein encodes MSTASGVRLDRDGPVATVTLCRPDVLNAQTPAMWETLREFSRQLSGDVRVVVVRGEGRAFSAGLDLSVAGGADPDPGGGSFADLARMSPEACADRIAEFQAGFTWLHRPDLISVAAVQGHAIGAGFQLALACDLRVLADDAKLSMAEVTLGLVPDLAGTKRLVDLVGYARALEICVTGRRIDAVEADRLGLANVVVPRADLDAAVRDLTAAILAGNRDAVVEIKALLAGAGGRSPVDQQRAEREAQTRRLRDLTGATD; translated from the coding sequence GTGAGCACAGCGAGCGGAGTGCGGCTCGACCGCGACGGGCCGGTCGCGACAGTGACGTTGTGCCGGCCCGACGTGCTCAACGCGCAGACCCCCGCGATGTGGGAGACGCTGCGCGAGTTCTCCCGGCAACTGTCCGGTGACGTCCGCGTGGTCGTGGTCCGGGGCGAAGGCCGCGCCTTCTCCGCCGGCCTCGACCTGTCGGTCGCCGGCGGTGCCGACCCCGACCCGGGCGGGGGCTCGTTCGCCGACCTCGCCCGGATGTCGCCCGAGGCCTGCGCCGACCGCATCGCCGAGTTCCAGGCCGGGTTCACCTGGCTGCACCGTCCCGACCTGATCTCGGTCGCGGCCGTGCAGGGGCACGCCATCGGCGCCGGGTTCCAACTCGCGCTCGCCTGCGACCTGCGGGTCCTCGCCGACGACGCGAAACTCTCGATGGCCGAGGTCACCCTCGGGCTCGTACCCGACCTGGCCGGTACCAAGCGGCTGGTCGACCTGGTCGGCTACGCCCGGGCCCTGGAGATCTGTGTGACGGGGCGGCGGATCGACGCCGTCGAGGCCGACCGGCTCGGCCTGGCCAACGTGGTCGTGCCGCGCGCCGACCTCGACGCCGCCGTACGCGACCTGACCGCGGCGATCCTGGCCGGCAACCGCGACGCGGTCGTCGAGATCAAGGCGCTGCTCGCCGGCGCGGGCGGCAGGTCGCCCGTCGACCAGCAGCGGGCCGAGCGGGAGGCGCAGACCCGACGCCTGCGCGATCTCACCGGCGCCACCGACTGA
- a CDS encoding helix-turn-helix domain-containing protein codes for MAATGTATSTEKGRRIVGAERQTLAKDLVKRYTSGESIRALAVSTGRSYGFVHRVLTESGVQLRQRGGARRRKKA; via the coding sequence ATGGCAGCCACTGGCACAGCCACCAGCACTGAGAAGGGTCGCCGCATCGTCGGGGCCGAGCGTCAGACGCTCGCCAAGGACCTTGTAAAGCGGTACACCTCGGGAGAGAGCATTCGTGCCCTGGCGGTCTCCACGGGCCGCTCCTACGGGTTCGTTCACCGGGTGCTCACCGAGTCCGGAGTGCAGTTGCGTCAGCGCGGCGGCGCCCGTCGTCGCAAGAAGGCGTGA